A window of the Lolium perenne isolate Kyuss_39 chromosome 7, Kyuss_2.0, whole genome shotgun sequence genome harbors these coding sequences:
- the LOC139833138 gene encoding UDP-glycosyltransferase 91D2-like, with amino-acid sequence MTNAVTLQRAAPGQTRHTKRPRRRRGHRRALLARSQQPAKSVVYIALGSEVPLCAAQVHELALGLELAGTRFLWALRRPHGVADADVLPPGFEERTRGRGLVVTGWAPQMSILAHGAVAAFLTHCGCSSIIEGLLFGHPLVMLPMLGDQGPNARLRASPLVGVQVPRNEDDGSFSREDVAGAVRAVLVDEETRKIFVANAKRMEEIVADSECHEKYIDDFIQKLRSYQA; translated from the exons GCAACGTGCAGCTCCCGGTCAGACACGACACACGAAGCGTCCGCGGCGCCGGCGAGGACACCGCCGTGCGCTGTTGGCTCGATCTCAGCAGCCGGCCAAATCGGTCGTCTACATCGCGCTGGGGAGCGAAGTGCCGCTGTGCGCGGCGCAGGTGCACGAGCTGGCGCTCGGGCTGGAGCTCGCCGGGACACGCTTCCTCTGGGCTCTGCGCAGGCCCCATGGCGTAGCTGACGCCGACGTCCTCCCGCCAGGATTCGAGGAACGCACGCGCGGCCGCGGGCTAGTGGTCACCGGCTGGGCCCCGCAGATGAGCATCCTGGCGCACGGCGCCGTGGCCGCGTTCCTCACGcactgcggctgcagctccattatCGAGGGGCTCTTGTTCGGCCACCCTCTCGTCATGCTGCCCATGCTCGGCGACCAAGGGCCCAACGCGcggctaagagcatccccactc GTCGGAGTGCAGGTCCCAAGAAATGAAGATGATGGATCGTTCAGCAGGGAAGATGTCGCGGGGGCGGTACGGGCCGTCCTTGTGGACGAAGAAACGAGGAAGATCTTCGTGGCCAACGCCAAAAGGATGGAGGAGATCGTGGCCGACAGCGAATGCCATGAGAAGTACATCGACGATTTTATTCAGAAACTTAGATCTTATCAGGCGTGA